A part of Populus alba chromosome 8, ASM523922v2, whole genome shotgun sequence genomic DNA contains:
- the LOC118039865 gene encoding uncharacterized protein: protein MASTSLCSSSLSYHPLFASSKTKLDSRKRVSARISASRRESHDQNYFSGRIVDENMIVLRKRIHEMKMVERNYEPPANWMEWEKRYFTSYDSLICEMMGFLQSQLMDTRPGLALGFIALISLSVPMATAMMFFHFSEMFKTALDGLPGLN, encoded by the coding sequence ATGGCATCAACTTCTCTGTGTTCATCTTCCCTTTCTTATCATCCACTTTTCGCCTCCTCGAAAACGAAACTCGACTCCAGAAAAAGGGTAAGTGCAAGAATCTCAGCTTCAAGAAGAGAATCACACGATCAAAATTACTTCAGCGGCAGGATAGTGGATGAGAACATGATTGTTCTTAGAAAAAGAATTCATGAGATGAAGATGGTGGAGAGGAACTATGAGCCACCTGCTAATTGGATGGAGTGGGAAAAGCGTTATTTTACTAGCTACGATTCATTGATATGTGAAATGATGGGTTTCTTGCAATCCCAGTTGATGGATACGAGGCCTGGCTTGGCCTTAGGGTTCATTGCTCTGATTTCTTTAAGCGTGCCCATGGCCACCGCGATGATGTTTTTCCATTTCTCGGAGATGTTTAAGACGGCCTTGGACGGGCTTCCCGGCCTTAATTAG
- the LOC118039864 gene encoding uncharacterized protein, with protein MANNNKEEPKTAPQPDRWYNLTLGPSFKEQPSNKYCTLRYEFKPASIDKTKPGLFHKNKDNRVSVEFQNNQLGKPKVTFEGSSEDYKENDAVLFFDGQNFRLESLHRAVKQLRHLRLPGESAAQSLPTVEAPVLSPVGKGVKPGQIGRTGFPAVPVEVERIDVGGTQVSGTKAASKGITEHPTHPPNVSTSSPSPRNDVEEHQDIDIEDIFGAGSPDDGNAIEEKVDAGFDIIVPQQNNTDDEIADVDDSGDEADKGLNAAEALRAQKNADERDKQAYSSSSSSGSGSSGSGSGSSSSSSEDSDEDSVNSI; from the exons ATGGctaataacaacaaagaagaacCAAAAACGGCTCCACAGCCAGATCGGTGGTACAATCTAACCCTGGGTCCTTCCTTTAAAGAACAACCCTCCAACAAGTACTGCACTTTGCGATACGAATTCAAGCCAGCTTCGATCGATAAAACTAAGCCTGGGTTATTCCACAAGAATAAAGACAATCGAGTTTCGGTCGAGTTTCAGAACAATCAATTAGGAAAACCGAAAGTCACTTTTGAAGGAAGCAGTGAGGATTATAAAGAAAACGATGccgttttgttttttgatggcCAGAATTTCCGATTGGAGAGCCTTCATCGAGCTGTTAAGCAGCTCAGGCATCTAAGATTGCCTGGTGAATCTGCTGCTCAATCTTTGCCAACTGTGGAGGCTCCCGTGTTGTCTCCTGTTGGGAAGGGTGTGAAACCTGGTCAGATTGGGCGAACTGGATTCCCTGCTGTGCCG GTAGAGGTGGAACGGATTGATGTGGGCGGAACACAGGTTTCAG GTACTAAAGCTGCCAGTAAGGGAATTACTGAGCATCCAACCCATCCACCAAATGTATCAACTTCCTCGCCAAGCCCTAGGAATGATGTTGAAGAACATCAAGATATAGACATCGAGGACATTTTTGGTGCTGGCTCACCTGATGATGGGAAtgcaattgaagaaaaagttgaTGCTGGCTTTGATATCATTGTACCGCAGCAAAACAACACTGATGATGAGATAGCTGATGTGGATGATAGTGGTGATGAGGCAGACAAGGGTCTCAATGCTGCAGAAGCCCTTAGAGCCCAGAAAAATGCAGATGAGAGAGATAAGCAGGCTTACAGTTCTAGTAGCAGCAGTGGAAGTGGAAGCAGCGGTAGCGGTAGtgggagcagcagcagcagcagtgaAGACAGTGATGAAGATTCTGTCAACTCTATTTGA
- the LOC118039862 gene encoding beta-glucuronosyltransferase GlcAT14A — MGPEKRWLFTLFSSAFLSLLFLLVYSISAFSSSKQFPSIIHHGTHYPPAFAYYISGGRGDKDRILRLLLAVYHPRNRYLLHLGAEASDEERMRLVGAVNAVPAIRSFGNVDVIGMPSRLTYMGSSNLAAMLRAAAILLRMDAGWTWFVSLSATDYPLITQDDLAHVFSCVSRDLSFIDHTSELGWKESQRIQPIVVDPGIYLARRSQIFHATEKRPTPDGFKLFTGSPWVILSRPFLEFCILGWDNLPRTLLMYFNNVVLSEESYFHSVICNAPEFKNTTVNSDLRYMIWDNPPKMEPHFLNTSDYDLMVQSGVAFARQFQRDDPVLDKVDEKILKRGHQRAAPGAWCTGRRTWWMDPCSQWGDVNVVKPGPQAKKFEETIKNLLDEWNSQMNQCK, encoded by the exons ATGGGACCAGAGAAAAGATGGCTTTTCACTCTCTTCTCTTCAGCATTTCTTTCACTACTCTTTCTCCTAGTATATTCAATCTCTGCTTTCAGCTCCTCTAAACAGTTTCCTTCTATAATTCATCATGGAACCCACTACCCTCCTGCTTTTGCCTATTATATATCGGGCGGCAGAGGGGATAAGGACCGGATCCTTAGGCTATTGCTCGCGGTTTATCACCCAAGAAACCGTTATTTATTGCATTTGGGTGCTGAAGCATCAGATGAGGAGAGAATGAGGCTTGTTGGGGCTGTAAATGCGGTGCCTGCAATTAGGAGTTTTGGGAATGTGGATGTTATAGGGATGCCCAGTAGGCTTACCTATATGGGTTCCTCTAATCTGGCTGCAATGTTGCGTGCTGCTGCCATTTTGTTGAGGATGGATGCAGGTTGGACTTGGTTTGTGTCTCTGAGTGCAACGGATTATCCGCTGATTACTCAGGATg ACTTGGCTCATGTGTTCTCCTGTGTCAGCAGAGACCTCAGTTTCATAGATCACACCAGTGAACTTGGGTGGAAAGA ATCTCAGAGAATTCAGCCTATTGTAGTTGACCCCGGAATTTACTTAGCCAGGAGGAGCCAGATATTTCACGCTACAGAGAAGCGGCCAACTCCTGATGGTTTCAAGTTATTTACAG GTTCCCCATGGGTCATCCTGAGCAGAccatttcttgaattttgtaTTCTTGGTTGGGATAACCTTCCTCGAACCCTTCTTATGTACTTCAACAATGTGGTCTTATCTGAAGAAAGCTATTTTCACTCTGTCATTTGCAATGCACCAGAGTTTAAGAATACAACTGTAAACAGTGATCTAAGGTATATGATCTGGGACAATCCTCCGAAGATGGAACCCCATTTTCTTAATACATCTGATTACGATCTGATGGTTCAAAGTGGAGTGGCTTTTGCAAGGCAGTTTCAGAGGGATGACCCTGTGCTAGACAAGGTTGATGAGAAGATCCTTAAGCGTGGGCACCAGCGAGCTGCCCCAGGTGCATGGTGCACCGGCCGTAGAACCTGGTGGATGGATCCTTGCTCCCAGTGGGGTGACGTCAATGTAGTGAAGCCTGGTCCTCAGGCTAAGAAATTTGAGGAGACCATTAAAAACCTTCTTGATGAATGGAACTCTCAGATGAATCAGTGCAAGTGA